Within Kineothrix sp. MB12-C1, the genomic segment GCCTTGAATGATCAGGGGAGAATCAGCAGTGAAACGAAGGAGCGAATTCTTAATACGGCAAAAGAGCTTGGGTATCGTCCTGACTTATTGGCAAGAGGGCTTGTAAAGGGCAAGACGATGTCCATAGGCGTCGTGGTGTATGATGTGAGAAATCAGTATTTTGCCCAGATGCTGAGTGCTATTGAAGAAGAGGCTCAGACGAGAGGTTATTGTGTGAATATCACCCTCCATGGAAAAGATAGGGAAAGGGAAATAGAGCTGATTAGGCGGTTGGTGGATTATCGTGTAGACGGTCTTATCCTTTCTCCTGTTAATAAAGGGCGGGAATTCGGAAGATTCCTGAAAAGTCTCAACACCCCCCTTGTTGTGGTAGGTAATCGAATATCTGACACAATTCCTTTTGTGGGAATTGATGAAAAGAAAGCGGCAAAGGAGGCAGCGCAAAAGATACTCGCCTCAAGTTATGAGCGCGTTGTATTTGTATGTCCTCCACTTGCCGAAAAGGAAATGGGAAATATATATACCCATGAGCAGCGTTTAGAAGGATTTGAAGAGGTAATGAAGAATTATCCGGGGATAGAGAAGGTTGTAATAGGAGCCTTCGGTTATGAACAGGAGGTACTCGGATTGCTTGAAAATAGTAAGAAAAGAACTGCTTTTTTCTGTTCCGGAGATATCTTCGCATTGGATATCATAAAGGTATTAAAACGGGCAGGTAAAAGGGCCCCTTCGGATTATGGAATTATGGGATTTGATAATTTGGAGCTTTTAGAATATATGGAACCCAGCCTTTCTACCATCCATAACTCGGTGCCGGAGGTGTCGAGAAAAGCAGTCGAGCTGTTGTTTGACAAGATGGAAGGAAGGGAGATTCCCTTGAAAACCTATGAGAATTATCGGCTGATTCATGGAAATACGATTTAGTAAAGAGGATGGCTATGAACAGAGAGAATTTTGTAAAGACAGAGTATAATATACCATTAATAGAAAAGCGAGCGGACCCGTATGTATACAGGCATATAGACGGGTCCTATTATTTTACAGCGTCGGTACCGGAGTATGACAGGATTATACTAAGAAAGAGCGATACCATCAGAGGGCTGGCACAGGCAGAGGAACGGACTATATGGAATTGCCATGAGAATGGGCCTATGAGCTGCCATATTTGGGCACCGGAGATACATTTTATAGATGGTGCATGGTACATATACTATGCGGCGGGTGAGAAAGAGGATGTTTGGAAGATACGTCCTTACGTTCTTAAGTGTGAAGGCGATCCGATGGAGGATGAATGGCAGGAATTAGGGCAGATGAAGCCGGCACAAGGGGATAAATTTTCCTTCCAAGACTTCTCTCTCGATATGACCGTTTTTGAACATAAAGAGAAGAGATATTGTGTTTGGGCAGAAAAGGTAAATGTGGGCAAGAAAATATCCAATCTGTATATTGCGGAGATGGAAGCGCCTGATAAATTGAAAACAGCCCAGATTCTTCTTGCTGCGCCCGATTACGGCTGGGAGAGAGAAGGATATTTTGTGAACGAAGGTGCGGCTGTTATTAAGCGCGGAGAAAGGACATTTCTTACCTATTCGGCCAGTGCCACGGGGGCATGCTACTGCATGGGGCTTTTAACGCTGAGAGAAGGGGGAGATCCCTTGGACCCGGCGGATTGGAAGAAGAGCAAGAACCCGGTACTTACAACCGATACGGTGAAAGGTATCTATGGACCCGGACATAACTCGTTTACGAAGTCAGAGGATGGGAAAAGGGATGTGATGGTATTCCATGCAAGGCAATATGATGAAATCATAGGGGATCCTTTATATGATGAGAATCGACATGCTTATTATATGGAAGTAGCGTGGGATGAGGATGGGATGCCGGTATTCGAATATAAGAAGAGCCGCAGACCAAATATCCTTATGCTGGTAGCAGATCATCAAGCCTTTTATGGACACCCTCGGGTGAATACTCCGTATTTTGACAGACTAAAGGAGGAAGGCGTTTTTTTTGAGAAAACATATTGTACCAGCCCCCTTTGTATGCCTTCGAGAAAAAGCATTCTCACCGGATTGTATCCGCACAATCACGGGCAGAGTGATAATTCCTTCGAAGTGCCTTTCGACAGCCATGAAACTTACATCGATGTATTGAAGGGTGAGGGATATCGGAGTTATTACTTCGGCAAATATCATGCAGGTACCGGTAAACCGGAAGACTTAGGATGTGAAGGTGTGTCCTACCCCGATTACTCCAATCCGTACCATCAGAAGGAGTATAAGGAATATATTGAACGGAACCATCTGCCGGCGGCAAGGATGCGGATTGAAAAGAATATGTGCGAAAAAGGATGGATCGATGATGTGGAAGAGGGAGATATCTATGATTTCCCCCGGGACTTAATCAACGAGGCTCTATCGGGGGTTCTTATAGGCCCGAAAGAGAGCCACGAGGCATACTATGTGGCGGATATGGCGAAACGTCAGTTAGAAAGGATAAAAGAAGAAGGAAGCGGAGAGCCGTTTATGGTACGGGTAGATTTCTGGGGGCCTCATCAGCCATATAGCCCGGCGGAAGAATTTGCGGCGATGTATCCTCCTGAGAGCATTGAGGAGTATCCAAGCTTTTCGGATGATCTGACGGGAAAACCGGAATCCTATCACTTTGATACGGGAAGGGAAACGAGTGAGGATAGAAAATTACGCTATCCCAATTCTATGCCGTGGAGCGAGTGGCAGAAAATGCTATCCAGATGTTACGGACAGATTACGATGGTGGATGAGGCTGCCGGACAGATTATAGATAAGATTAAGGAACTCGGTATGGAAGAAGATACGCTTGTTATATGGACGGCGGATCATGGGGATGCCCTGGCCTGTCATGGCGGGCATTTCGATAAAGCCTTCTATCTGCCGGAGGAAGTGATGCGAATTCCTCTTGCTATGTCATATCCCGGCGTACTGCCTGCAGGTACGGTATGCAACGAATTAATTACCAATGCGGATATCGCACCTACGATTGCTTCGGCAGCAGGAGGCCAATTCGAACAGAAAGTCGATGGAGAGGATATTCTTAGTATATATAGTGAACAATCCCCTTCCTGGCGCAAATCACTATTTGCGCAGACACATGGGCATTTGGCTCCATGGAAAGCTAGAGTAGCAGTGTGGGATCGATACAAATATATAGAAAATAAAGGGGATATTGAGGAATTATATGATTTGGAACAAGACCCTTACGAGTTGACTAATCTGGCTTTGGATGATGAATATGGAGAGATCCTTAAACTTATGAGAAAGAAGCTGTTGGAATTGAAGGATTTGTATCACGATACTATCTGATATTCGGATGATAGAAGGAAGATATTTTAAAGATGCAGGAGCTGCCGTACTGAGTATATAAAAGTATAGCGGCAGTTCCTCATAAATATCTTTTTCGCTCTTAAATGACAGTTCATAAATTAATGCAAAAAATTAAAAAATAGTACTTGCAATCCTATAATGATTCGTGTATAATACCAAAATGTAGCGTGTGAATAACGAAGCGCTACGAACATAATATAGGGCTATCGCCAAACGGTAAGGCAACGGACTCTGACTCCGTCATCTCAAGGTTCGAATCCTTGTAGCCCTGCTTGAAGAACTCAGTTGAGAAATCAACTGAGTTCTTTCTTCTATAGGAAAAGCTTAGGTGGCGAGGCAGGAGCCTTAGGATGTACCTACCATGTTTTTGACAATTACAAATCCATAATACTTACAGAACGATAAAAACAGACCTTCAAATTGATGTAAAATAAAATTACTCAATTTGTAGGTTTGTTTTTATGAAAAATGCTATACTTTCATTGTGGCAAAATAATTATTTTGTGCAAAACGTGTGCAATGGATTGGTATTGTACTTTACTATGAATAAATTATAATAAAAAGTGGGTACACAATTATGATTTATCATTACAGTTTGCATAGACTTAAGGTTAGGCCTTGTCAGGGGAGCGAACCGCCGGACTTTAGCAGGAGAATGGTTTAAATATATGAAAAAAAGAGAAAATAGTATCCTGAGTTTTATTTTTTATAATGATGGTGCGGGATTGCAAGAACTGTTGGATCGCTTTCAAGTTTCCAAGCGGACGCTGTACTATGATATCGAGAATATCAATGGACAGATTAAAAGCTGCGGCCAGATTCGGAGAGTCGGACAGAAGTTCACCTATGTTGGCAACTATAATATGCTGCGTAGATTTATAAACGGAACCGGTTTGTTAGACCCTTATGCAGTCTATAGCAGACAGAGCTATATCCTCGGTAAGATTCTGGAAAATAAGCCTTTCACACTTGAGAAACTAGCCGATGAGATGGGAATTAGTAAAAACACATGTATAAATGATATGAAAGAGGTAAAGTTCTTACTAAAGGAAAAAGGTCTTTATCTTCATACAAAACCACAGTTTTCTATAACCGGTGATGAAAGAAAGATTCGTGAACTTTATCTGTCGCTTATGCAGGAAAATGTAGATTTGCTTCACCAGATTTCAAAGCAGGTCATTGATTTTAACAAGAAGTGGAATCTCCAATTGACGGATTATTCTCTGGGCAATCTCTCTGCATTTCTCGTATTTTCAAAGAGCAGGATTGATAAAGGAGAGTTCGTACAACCGGGGGAGGATTTCTCGGAAGCGGAGCAGTTCCCCTATTGTGCGACCCTTTCTGAATTGCTTGGGACGGAGCGTTTGGAAGAGCGGCAGTATCTTTCCGCTTATATTTCATCCCTTCCCAGCCGGAATTATCAAGTGGATGACGGGCGGATTGAGCGCTATGTGGATTGGCTGATTGAAAAGTTCGAATCCAGGACCGCGATGACAATCGAGTCCAAAGAGGAGTTTAAAAGTAATATAAAAGGTCATTTGCTTTCATCCTATTACCGCATCCGTTTTCATTTTCCGATTAATAATCCTTGCTTGACGGAAATTACGATACAGCATGGTGCGCTTTATAAGATTATTCGCTCTATCGTGACGGAGGGCGGGGAGGAGTTTCCGGAGCTCGCCGACATGAGTGATGAAGAAATCGGATTCCTTGCGGCGTATTTCGGCGGATATCTTTCCGGAAGCAGAAGCGGTAAAGGAAGCAAAAATCGTGTATTGCTCGTTTGCCCCAACGGTCTGATGGTGTCTAAAACCTTGAAAATACAGCTTTATAAATATATTCCTACTGTGAAAGTGGTTGATACCATTGCATTGAGCAGCTTGGAGGATTATTTACAAGAGTACGATTACATTATATCTACCATTGAACTTCGCGGCTATGACAATGTGATCGTGGTAAATCCGATTTTCACCCAAAGGGATATTCAGCTCATTATGAACAAATTGTTGGATTTTTCGGGTACGGCACATATGTTTGATATGGAGATGCTCATTCATGTGATTCGTAAAAGTGCGGATATCTATGATGAAGAACAGCTCCGTCAAGACTTGAATGTATTGATGTACCAGAAGACAGAAGAAAATAAGGAGGAAAAAAATCCTGTGCTAAAAGACTTAATTTATGGAGATAGAATAAATATTGTGCCTCATGTGGAAAGTTGGCAAGATGCGATCACATTAGCAGCGAAACCATTGCTCGATGATAATTCCATTGAACCATCCTATATCGATGCGATGATTGAAAGCGTGAATCGATTTGGGCCTTACATTGTACTCGATGAATATTTTGCTCTTCCTCATGCCAGGTTGGAAGGCGGCGTAAATCGCCTTTCTATGTCGTTGCTTATAGTAAGGAATGAAGTGGACGTGCTTGGGGAGGCTGTAAATGTATTTCTCGTGCTTGCTACAGTGGATGCTTCTTCGCATTTGGATGCGTTGGCTAATTTGTCAGACATTCTTGGAGACCGGGAAAATATTCATATACTTCGTTCAGGAGATAAAGAGGAGATTCTTAATCTTCTTAGGAGATATTAAAAAATATTGAGAAAAGGAGGTGAATTACTATGAAGATTTTAGCAGTTTGCGGATTTGGCTGTGGCTCGTCCATGATATTGAAAATGAGTCTGGATAAAGTATGTAAGCAGTTGGATATTGACTGTGAGGTGGAAGCGACAGATATTAACTCGGCCCGAGGAGCCGCATGCGATGCCATTTTTACCAGTGCTGAACTAGCACAAGAGCTTAAGAGTTCATGCAATGTACCTATTTACAGTGTGAAAAAGTATATGGATCTAACGGAAATAAGAGAAGCATTTGAAAAATTTTTAGACGGTACCAATGCTTAATCCCTATGAATTAGGATAAGCATACAGATAAAATTATGAGAAGGGAAAGGTGACTTATATGATGGATTTTATTACAACAAACATTTTACGCAATCCTCCGATTCTACTCGGTTTGATTGCTATGCTGGGCCTTATACTCCAGAAAAAGGGATTTACGGAGATAATAAAGGGAACTCTGCTGGCAGCATTTGGTATGATAATTCTGAATGCAGGTGTTTCTATGCTTGTCGGCTCTATTTTACCGATTAACTCAGCGTTTCAATCCCTTTCAGGGGCCGTTGCTTCAGAAGGACTCAATGATGTAACCTTCACTGGTTCTTATGGAGGTGATGTAGGTCTTGCGATGTTCATTGGCCTTGTTCTGCACATCCTGATTGCCAGATTTACACCGATTAAAACTATTTTCCTTACCGGACATATGCTTTGGTGGTTCCCCTTCATCTTTGTTGCAGCAGGAGTGGAAGCGGGCTTAAGCGGTGCACTTTTGATTGGTATCAGTGCAGTTTTCTCCGCTCTTTACTGGTCCTTGATGCCTTGGCTGCTGCGTAAATATGTATTTGCGGTTACAGAAGATGATTCCTTTACGCTCGGACATCCGACTGGTATCTTGAGTTTGATTGCTGGCTTTGTAGCGAGCAAGACAGGAAATAAAGAAAAATCAACGGAGAGCCTTAATCTTCCCCAAAATCTTTCTTTCTTCCGTGAGATATCCATAACCGGTGCTATCGTTATCTTTATTATGTTTATTGTTGTTGGGATTACGGTTCCTTCTTCTGTCGCAGAAGGACAGAATATGTTTATGACTGCTGTTAACCAGGGCCTTAACTTTGGTGCAGGCTTAATTATTATGCTGCAAGGTGTTCGTATGCTGATCAATCAGATTGTTCCTGCTTTCAAGGGTATTTCTGAGAAGCTCGTTCCCAATGCGCTTCCGGCTCTTGACTGCCCGGTTATCTTCAATTATAAACCGAATGCTGTGCTTATTGGCTTCGTAACAGCAATGATCACATCCACTATTTTAATTATGATTTGTAATACAGCTAATGTATTCCATCTTATGCTCATTCCGTTAGTAATTACATCTTTCTTCGAATGTGGCGCGGCAGCGGTTATCGGTGAAGGACAGGGAGGGCTTCGCGGATGTATTATCGGTACTGTTGTAGCAGCGGTCGTTATGGTTGCCTTAACCGGTATCTCTGCTGTTATGTATTCCGGAACGATTCAGAACTGGATGCTCATTTTCGGGGGTAATGACCTTTCGCTTTTTGGCATTATTGCTAACCTTATCGATAAGCTTTTGGGGGTATTCTAATATGGAATTTCTTTATTTCAAAGAGATACGCCGTCTTCTGGATCAAGTGGAACAGGAGGAATCGGGCGCAATGGAAGCGGCTGTTACAGCTTTGACGGATGCCATACTTAAGAAAAATACAATTTATGTGTTCGGCGCAAGTCATGCGGGGATTCTGGCGGAAGAGCTCTTTTACCGTGCAGGCGGGCTGGTAGTTATTAACCCGATTTTCGGAAGAGAATTGATGCTTGATACTTCCCCGATCACACATACGAGCAGGATGGAACGCCTGGAAGGGTATGGTACTCTTTTGGTAGGGAAGACCTCCATGAAAAAAGGAGATGTTCTTATCGTTCATTCTGTCTCGGGAAGGAACGCTGTGGCGATTGAGGCAGCCCTCGAAGCGAAGAAAAGAGGGGCTCTCGTAATCTGCCTTACGAATCTCAGCTATTCGAAATCTGTTAGTTCCCGTCATACTTGTGGAAAGAATCTGTACGAGATTAGCGATATCGTGATCGATAATCACGGAGAAAAAGGAGATGCCTGTGTGGCGATAGAAGGAATAGAACAGAAAGTAAGTCCAACGTCAACCGTTATTGGTGCGTCTATCCTTAATTCTATCGTTGCCGCTACCGCGCAAGCCTTGGTGGAAGCCGGGGTGGAAACACCACCGATTTTCTACAGTGCCAATGTGGATGGAGGCGATGAGTTAAACCGCAGGATTTATGAGGAATATAAAGAAAATATTCATTATAATTTTTAAGAATTGTTATTTTAGTATAATATTACTAAAATATTATATGATGAGTGCTCCTTCCGATAGATTTTTCTGTCAGAAGGAGCACTTTTTTTAGAAAAGAGCAAGCCGCTCGAATACTCCGTTCACATCAATCTGTCCATATCCCCATATATTATTAGGGTATGTATTGTTAGGACTGCGTGAGGCTCCGCGGATAAGAAGCTGATTGATATCAACTCCTGTGATGGAGGTATAATTACCTCTGGTAACGGCCCATTCGAAGATGAGAGCGATGATACCACAAGTATGAGCTGTGGCAGCGCCTGTACCGGTAAGGGTACCGTATCGGTTATTAGGAAGAGCGCATGTCAATTCATAGCCGGGAGCTGCCAGGCTGGGTTTCGGGAAGCCGGTACGGGTATACCCTCTGCTGGAATCAATTAATATGCTGCCGCTATCTTGGTTGTAGGCGGTAACTGTCAGCGTATGTATGGAGTTACCCGGGGAGGTAATCGTAGTATCCGGATTAGGCTGAAGGAAATAGGTGTTTCTGGAAAGGGCGTCTCCCGATGGAAGCCAGGCATGGAAAGAAAACGGTTCATCTTCCAGATTATGGACAATAAAGCGCCATATGCCTTCCGCAGGGTTGTCAAAACGAAGCAATATGAGCTGTTCGCCGGTCTCCTCTTCAAAGCTGATATTATTGACCCATATCACCCCCGTACTGAATACGAAGCTAAATCGTTCGCAAGTATTGATGCGGGGATAAATTGGCGAAGTGGATTCTCCGCTGGGTGAGATGATATCGATGGAGAGTCGGCTCGGTGCATAGGGCCAAATTTCTATAGAGAATAAGCGGTCTTCTATACCTACCCGCAATTCAAATTCGCTGTTATAAGGTGATGCGGTAATATTGCCGTAATAATGTCTGCCGCTATTCCCTTCATTTCCGGCGGAAATGGCAATACATACGCGGGAGAGCCGGGCGATGTAATCGTAGTAGCTGCTTAGCGCGCTCTGTCCGTCATGGCTGCCATCATTGCTTCCTAGGGCTGTGCATATTGTGATAGGTCTGCCTAATCTATCGGCAACGGACAGAAGATAACGTGCGGCCAGCATAATATCCGATTCCTGATAGCAGATTACATCGTCAGGAACGAAAACAACGCGCCGCAGATTATTTTTTGCCTGTTTTAATTTGACAACGACTAATTCTGCATCCGGAGCCACACCGGAAAAGTCTTGGCCGGTATTGGGGTTTCCGGCTGCAATGCTTGCTAACGCTGTGCCGTGTCCCACCTCATCTTGGCTGGGAACGACGGATAAGGGTTCGCTGGATTGCAAAGCGAGATTGATAAGTTCTTTTGTGTATTCCGAACCAAAAGTCATTCCTTGCGGAGGCTCTCCGGTCTGAATAGTTTGATCCCATATGGAGACAATTTGTGTACTTCCATCGTTACGCTTAAAAGCGGGATGCATATAGTCCACACCCGTATCGATAATCCCTATAAGCGCTCCTGTGCCAAATAAGTTCAAAGCGGGATTGCGCTGAACTGCAGTAACGCCGGATGCCTCGAGGCTAATTGTTGAGGTTAAGGTGTAGATAGAGGGAAAGCGATGATAAGGAGAGGTTCCCAGGTCACAAGCATCTACCTGCCCGCTCAAAACGTGCAGCAAGGAATGGCGATCGTTGAGATAGGTGATATTGTTACCGATATCGTAGGAGGGAACGAGAATGTTATCTATAATCAAGTCATAATAATTTTCATCGAGTATTTTTTCCATAAATAATCTATACCTTTCGCATTAAAAAATAATGAGCCGGTCGAAGACTCCGTCAACATCTAGCTGTCCATATCCCCATATATTGTTCGGATAAGTGAGCTCCGGACTACGATATGCTCCTCTGGTAAGAAGGCGGCGTATGTCGGTACCTGTTATTGAAGTATAGTTTCCACGGACGACAGCCCACTCCAAAAGCATGGCGACAATACCGGTGGCATAAGCTACAGCGGCCCCGGTTCCGGTAGCGGAGCAATAACGGTTGCCCGGAAGCGGACAGTTAAGTTTATATCCGGGAGCGGCGATATCCGGTTTCACCTGATTTGTGCGGGTGTAACCTCTGCCGGAGTTAATCCATATGTTACCGTCCAGAGGGTTATATGCAGTAACTGTCAAAGGGCGTGTGGCGTTGCCGGGAGAGGTAATTGTCGTATCCGGATTAGAATCCGGGAAGTAAGTTTCGAGAGAGATTAAATCGCCCGAGGGAAGCCATGAGTGGAAGGAGAAAGGACCTTCCTCGATGTTGTGAAGATTAAAACTCCATGTGCCGGGAGCGGGATTTTGAAAACGAAGTAGTATGAGTTGTTCGCCGGTCTGTTCCTCAAAGTTAATATTGTTGGTAAAGAGAGTCCCCTGATCGAAACGGAAGTTGAATTGTTCACATATATTAAGCCTTGGATACATAATGGGTGTGGTTTCGCCGCTGGGAGAGGTTACCTCTATCGAGAGGTGGCTGGGGGCATAGGGCCATATTTCCATGGCGAACATCCGATCAGGACTTCCTACCTGCAGTTCGAAAGTGGCATCTTGAAAAGGAGAGACGATATCGCCAAAATAATGTCTTTTGTTGTTTCCTTCATTTCCGGCAGCAATAGAAACACACATCTGCGGCCTGGAAGTAAGAGTATCCAGGTATCCGGTGGTAATTCCGTGTTCGTCACGGCCGCCCTGACTTGTTCCGAGAGTCACACAGATGGCCAGGGGGCGGCTCAACTTATAGGCAATGGATGATAAATAGCGCGCTGCAAAAATAACATCCGATTCTTGATAACAGATGGCATCTTGGGGTACAAAAGCAATTCTTCTCAGACTTGATTTGGTTTCTTTTAGTTTTACGATGACGAAGTCTGCTTCCGGGACGATTCCGCTGAAATTCTCGGCAGAGTTGGGCTTTCCGCCTATGATTCCGGCAACTGCGGTGCCGTGCCCCAGGTTATCCTCTGAAGGAACGATGGTCTGAGTCTCTCCGGACATGAGCGCGAGGTTAATAAGCTCCCGGCTGTATTCGGAACCAAAAGTGAAGCCTTCCGGCGGTATACCTGTCTGTATGGTTTGATCCCATAGAGAAAGGATTCGTGTGCTTCCGTCATTATGCCGAAAGGCAGGATGGGTATAATCGATGCCGGTATCTATGATTCCGATAATAACCCCTCTTCCGTATAGTGAGAGCGATGAGGTATGATTTATTTGCATAGTTTTGGATTCTTCACCGTTAATTAAAGCAGATAAGGTAAGAAGAGAGGGAAAGCGGTGGTACGGATGTATGCCGAGATCACAGGCATTGTCCGGGCCACTTGGAATGTGCAGCAAGGAAAATCTTTCATTTAAAGGGGTAGTATTATTATCGGTATCATAATGTGGCAAAAGGATATTATCAATAATCAAATCATAGAAATCTTCATCGAGTATTTTATTCATAAAATAAGCGAACCTTTCTAGCCTTATGCTATATTTTATATTCTATGAGTAAAAATCTTTAATAGAACAAAAGTGTGCTTCGCCCACTTTCGTGGTTAAAAGCTTTGGCAGCACAGCTTTTGTTTCGCGCGCGTAGCTGCGCATTGCTTGCCCGCAGGGCTTTATTCTATAGGATTAACACTTTTATATTTTATTGTAACAAGGTCTTTCCTATAGAAAAACAAAAGTGTGCTTCGCCCACGCTCGTGGCCGAATCCCAATACAGAAAAAAAGTGGCTAGGGTAAAGTTTTTGTAGGATATTAATTGAATAAAAAGAGAACGCCTCTTTGTGTTATGATTTTAACGACTAAGAAAAAATCGGACACAAAGGAAGGTGCTCTCTATGATTAAAAGTATACAACAGTTTGAAGAAAATGGGGCAAAAAATTTAACAGGAGTTCTGGAAAAGTTTTTGAAAGATCCTCAACAACAAGCAGAGTTTATCTATGGAATTACAGATAGTGTAGTACAGTTAGGACTGGACATGATTGCGGAGACTTTTGAAAGTATGGATGAAGAACTGAGAAACAGCGGATACAGAAGGAGAAACTGGGTCATAAGCAGACGAGATGAAACATCCCTGATTACCAGCCTTGGAACTGTGAGATATTGCAAGACACTGTTTAAGAACAAGAAGACTGGAGCCTGTGAATATCTGCTAGATCGGATCATGGGATTAGAAAGCCATGTAAGGATGACAGAAGATGCACAGGCGCAGATGCTTGAGGAAGCGGTCGACAGTAGCTATCGCAAAGGAGGAATCAGAGCCAGTCTTTCCGAAAAAGTCAGCAAACAGACAGTAAAAAATAAGATACATGATCTGAAATTTCATACAAAACCAGAAAAAATAGAGAATAAAAAACAGGTTTCCTATCTTTATATTGATGCAGATGAAGATCATGTGTCATTGCAGTATCTCGAGAAAAAGGGAGATATCACGAAACCTCGAAGCAACACCAGTATGCCTAAAATAGCCTATGTATATGAAGGTGCGGAATCAGAAGCGCCTAAAAGCGAAAGGTTTAAGCTGATCAATCCGAAGTACTTTGGGGGCATATATGAGGGAAGCAAAGGAGTAGAACAGTTCTGGCGAGAGATTTATGAGTATATCAGCGCCACCTATGACATGGATGCCATAAAACAGATTTATATTAATGGAGATGGTGCAGCCTGGATAAAAAGCGGACGTAAATTTATAGCCGGATCAACCTTCGTACTGGATAAATTCCATATGCAGAAATATATCACAGCAGCAACTTCGCATTTAATGGATTCGTCAGAGGATGCAAGAAGTGAACTGTATGGTGCCATACACAAGAGAGCGAAATGGATGGCATCCGAGACCTTTGAAAAAATCCTGAATATAACAGAAAACGAAGCACAAAGGAAAAAGGTAGAAAGTAGTATGGCTTATATCCTAGGGCATTGGGATGGGATCATGCAGGGTTTGAGAAATAAAGAAACACAAGTGGGATGCAGTGCAGAAGGACATGTGAGCCATATCTACGCAGACAGGATGAGTTCCAGACCATTAGGGTGGAGTAAGCATGGAGTTCACCAAATGGCAAAGCTAAGGATTTATAAAGCAAACAAAGGAAATATGTTGGAGTTGGTGAGAATGCAAAAGCAGGAGTTGCCCATAGCAGTGGGTACAGAAGAAAGAATCTATTTAAGCAGCGAGATGTTTCGATCGGAAAGCAAGCGACTGACAGAGGAACAACGCTATGTAGAAAGGATAACTCATAGCATTCCCTTTCCAGAAGTGAAAAAGATAGCTTATTTTAAAAACCACATTTGGGGATTGTAAAAAGAATAGAAAGTAGGTATATTGTG encodes:
- a CDS encoding LacI family DNA-binding transcriptional regulator — translated: MGVTTNDIARICNVSRTTVIRALNDQGRISSETKERILNTAKELGYRPDLLARGLVKGKTMSIGVVVYDVRNQYFAQMLSAIEEEAQTRGYCVNITLHGKDREREIELIRRLVDYRVDGLILSPVNKGREFGRFLKSLNTPLVVVGNRISDTIPFVGIDEKKAAKEAAQKILASSYERVVFVCPPLAEKEMGNIYTHEQRLEGFEEVMKNYPGIEKVVIGAFGYEQEVLGLLENSKKRTAFFCSGDIFALDIIKVLKRAGKRAPSDYGIMGFDNLELLEYMEPSLSTIHNSVPEVSRKAVELLFDKMEGREIPLKTYENYRLIHGNTI
- a CDS encoding family 43 glycosylhydrolase, coding for MNRENFVKTEYNIPLIEKRADPYVYRHIDGSYYFTASVPEYDRIILRKSDTIRGLAQAEERTIWNCHENGPMSCHIWAPEIHFIDGAWYIYYAAGEKEDVWKIRPYVLKCEGDPMEDEWQELGQMKPAQGDKFSFQDFSLDMTVFEHKEKRYCVWAEKVNVGKKISNLYIAEMEAPDKLKTAQILLAAPDYGWEREGYFVNEGAAVIKRGERTFLTYSASATGACYCMGLLTLREGGDPLDPADWKKSKNPVLTTDTVKGIYGPGHNSFTKSEDGKRDVMVFHARQYDEIIGDPLYDENRHAYYMEVAWDEDGMPVFEYKKSRRPNILMLVADHQAFYGHPRVNTPYFDRLKEEGVFFEKTYCTSPLCMPSRKSILTGLYPHNHGQSDNSFEVPFDSHETYIDVLKGEGYRSYYFGKYHAGTGKPEDLGCEGVSYPDYSNPYHQKEYKEYIERNHLPAARMRIEKNMCEKGWIDDVEEGDIYDFPRDLINEALSGVLIGPKESHEAYYVADMAKRQLERIKEEGSGEPFMVRVDFWGPHQPYSPAEEFAAMYPPESIEEYPSFSDDLTGKPESYHFDTGRETSEDRKLRYPNSMPWSEWQKMLSRCYGQITMVDEAAGQIIDKIKELGMEEDTLVIWTADHGDALACHGGHFDKAFYLPEEVMRIPLAMSYPGVLPAGTVCNELITNADIAPTIASAAGGQFEQKVDGEDILSIYSEQSPSWRKSLFAQTHGHLAPWKARVAVWDRYKYIENKGDIEELYDLEQDPYELTNLALDDEYGEILKLMRKKLLELKDLYHDTI
- a CDS encoding BglG family transcription antiterminator, coding for MKKRENSILSFIFYNDGAGLQELLDRFQVSKRTLYYDIENINGQIKSCGQIRRVGQKFTYVGNYNMLRRFINGTGLLDPYAVYSRQSYILGKILENKPFTLEKLADEMGISKNTCINDMKEVKFLLKEKGLYLHTKPQFSITGDERKIRELYLSLMQENVDLLHQISKQVIDFNKKWNLQLTDYSLGNLSAFLVFSKSRIDKGEFVQPGEDFSEAEQFPYCATLSELLGTERLEERQYLSAYISSLPSRNYQVDDGRIERYVDWLIEKFESRTAMTIESKEEFKSNIKGHLLSSYYRIRFHFPINNPCLTEITIQHGALYKIIRSIVTEGGEEFPELADMSDEEIGFLAAYFGGYLSGSRSGKGSKNRVLLVCPNGLMVSKTLKIQLYKYIPTVKVVDTIALSSLEDYLQEYDYIISTIELRGYDNVIVVNPIFTQRDIQLIMNKLLDFSGTAHMFDMEMLIHVIRKSADIYDEEQLRQDLNVLMYQKTEENKEEKNPVLKDLIYGDRINIVPHVESWQDAITLAAKPLLDDNSIEPSYIDAMIESVNRFGPYIVLDEYFALPHARLEGGVNRLSMSLLIVRNEVDVLGEAVNVFLVLATVDASSHLDALANLSDILGDRENIHILRSGDKEEILNLLRRY
- a CDS encoding PTS sugar transporter subunit IIB, which translates into the protein MKILAVCGFGCGSSMILKMSLDKVCKQLDIDCEVEATDINSARGAACDAIFTSAELAQELKSSCNVPIYSVKKYMDLTEIREAFEKFLDGTNA